Proteins encoded together in one Pantoea sp. CCBC3-3-1 window:
- a CDS encoding TIGR03747 family integrating conjugative element membrane protein, translating into MAEVKRPPQQQTLPERKHGMLYNLLWGWPWALVGVVLSSLLLSLLIEYIGIAFFWPEAGAAHSEAVMNTELGWLSTEFTRSLLLSEPSVTVVRWVTTAYQWAFVDSGFLDWVRQQYAHQMHSDNAVTREINSWSGWLAGYLREYLLATVWISIITLVRVTILVLSVPLFVLVVVVALVEGLGRRDLRRYGAGYESSFVYHHAKKLVKPAAVVPAMLYLSWPTAVYPNLLLLPAAVLLGIAVTVTTASFKKYL; encoded by the coding sequence ATGGCTGAGGTAAAACGTCCCCCACAGCAGCAGACCCTGCCGGAGCGCAAACACGGCATGCTGTATAACCTGCTCTGGGGCTGGCCATGGGCTCTGGTGGGTGTGGTACTGTCCTCGCTGTTGCTGAGCCTGCTGATTGAATATATCGGCATTGCATTCTTCTGGCCGGAGGCCGGGGCGGCGCACAGTGAAGCGGTCATGAACACCGAGCTGGGATGGCTGTCCACGGAGTTCACCCGCAGCCTGCTGCTGTCTGAGCCATCGGTGACGGTTGTGCGCTGGGTGACCACTGCCTATCAGTGGGCCTTTGTGGACAGTGGCTTCCTGGACTGGGTCCGTCAGCAGTATGCGCACCAGATGCACAGTGACAATGCCGTCACCCGGGAAATCAACAGCTGGAGCGGCTGGCTCGCCGGCTACCTGCGTGAATATCTGCTGGCCACGGTATGGATCAGCATTATCACCCTGGTACGCGTCACCATCCTGGTGCTGTCCGTGCCGTTGTTTGTGCTGGTCGTGGTGGTGGCGCTGGTTGAGGGGCTGGGGCGGCGTGATCTGCGGCGGTACGGCGCGGGGTATGAAAGTTCGTTTGTCTATCATCATGCCAAGAAGCTGGTCAAACCGGCCGCTGTGGTGCCCGCCATGTTGTATCTTTCCTGGCCCACTGCGGTTTATCCCAATCTGCTGTTGCTGCCGGCGGCTGTCCTGCTGGGGATCGCCGTGACCGTAACCACGGCTTCGTTCAAGAAGTATCTTTAA
- a CDS encoding RAQPRD family integrative conjugative element protein, with protein sequence MNSNRPAMRHNRRVPGITGLVLLTFLASAAAQASEKDELASVQRQLDEVQASLERARVVAAQADPADRGRFFFDYRQATSDLNTIRSGIDRYLEPSRAQPREPSSVAVLLLQMAFLLGIAVAVTMALFKKYI encoded by the coding sequence ATGAACTCAAATCGTCCGGCTATGCGGCACAACCGTCGTGTCCCGGGCATCACCGGCCTGGTGCTGCTGACCTTTCTGGCGTCAGCTGCTGCACAGGCATCCGAGAAAGACGAGCTTGCGTCTGTTCAGCGTCAGCTGGACGAGGTTCAGGCGTCGCTTGAACGGGCCCGCGTGGTGGCTGCACAGGCCGACCCGGCCGACCGTGGCCGTTTTTTCTTTGATTACCGTCAGGCCACATCCGATCTCAACACCATCCGCAGCGGCATTGACCGCTATCTGGAACCCTCCCGCGCGCAACCGCGTGAACCGTCTTCTGTGGCCGTGCTGTTGTTGCAGATGGCTTTCCTGCTGGGGATTGCTGTGGCCGTGACCATGGCTTTGTTCAAGAAGTATATATGA
- a CDS encoding GNAT family N-acetyltransferase, whose product MSYARNVLNKWTEHWFKFRFGNLAIIAKDSPGHTIGFGGLTVRSFECVTVNNLGYRFETEAWGKGYATEFARFLVAYGFSELNLQQISATVRAHHLVSQNVLKKSGLRYVREIHDVPDATPSLLYSIKREARK is encoded by the coding sequence ATAAGCTACGCCAGAAATGTTCTAAACAAATGGACCGAACACTGGTTCAAATTCAGATTCGGAAACCTGGCAATCATAGCAAAGGACTCTCCCGGGCATACAATAGGCTTTGGCGGACTTACCGTCAGAAGCTTTGAGTGCGTAACTGTCAATAATCTGGGCTACAGGTTCGAAACAGAGGCGTGGGGAAAAGGCTACGCAACAGAGTTTGCCCGATTTCTGGTTGCTTATGGGTTCAGTGAACTGAACCTTCAGCAAATATCTGCCACCGTAAGAGCGCATCATCTGGTTTCACAAAACGTACTTAAAAAATCGGGTCTCAGGTACGTAAGAGAAATTCACGATGTGCCAGATGCGACACCTAGTTTACTTTACTCAATAAAAAGGGAGGCGCGGAAATAA
- a CDS encoding DapH/DapD/GlmU-related protein, translating into MSRALKTEYHGVRYRDAETQKVVESFFPEKADLRRSCLAEKYGILKQENFSIMPDLLEPIRTTEDAYLRLHLLSLKICLPNSFNLDGLFDSLPNVAWTSAGPVLPYAVDKLRTLVAREYHHLTVFAVDKFPRMLDYIIPEGVRIADGDRVRLGAYLSKGSTVMHEGFVNFNAGTLGKCMVEGRITPGVTVGDGSDIGAGASIMGTLSGGGREINSIGNNSLLGANSGTGISLGNNCIIEAGLYVTAGTKVLLPDGKYEYARNLSGKDNLLFRRNSKTGVVEVLPSDASAWGGINKSLHTN; encoded by the coding sequence ATGTCGAGAGCATTAAAAACTGAATATCATGGCGTGCGATACAGAGATGCAGAGACCCAAAAGGTGGTCGAAAGCTTTTTCCCTGAAAAAGCAGACCTGAGAAGGAGTTGCCTGGCGGAGAAATACGGTATCCTGAAACAGGAAAATTTTTCAATTATGCCAGACCTTCTGGAGCCGATACGGACAACAGAGGACGCTTATCTCCGGTTGCACTTACTTTCACTAAAAATCTGTCTTCCAAACAGCTTTAATCTTGATGGGTTATTCGACTCACTTCCAAACGTGGCATGGACATCAGCAGGGCCTGTTTTACCGTACGCTGTTGATAAACTCAGGACATTAGTTGCCAGGGAATATCATCACCTGACCGTTTTTGCTGTTGATAAATTCCCCCGCATGCTTGACTACATTATACCTGAAGGAGTGAGAATCGCTGATGGTGACAGAGTGAGACTTGGTGCTTATCTTTCAAAAGGCTCCACGGTTATGCATGAGGGATTTGTAAACTTTAATGCAGGTACCCTCGGAAAATGTATGGTCGAGGGGCGCATCACGCCCGGGGTTACTGTCGGTGATGGAAGTGACATCGGTGCAGGAGCATCAATTATGGGGACACTTTCTGGAGGGGGGCGGGAAATTAACTCTATTGGCAATAACTCACTTCTTGGCGCGAATTCGGGTACCGGGATTTCACTGGGCAATAACTGCATAATAGAAGCGGGCCTATATGTCACTGCCGGCACTAAAGTATTATTACCTGATGGGAAATATGAATATGCCCGTAATCTCTCAGGAAAAGATAACCTTTTATTCCGCAGAAACAGTAAAACAGGTGTAGTGGAAGTACTACCTTCCGACGCATCTGCATGGGGTGGTATCAATAAAAGCCTGCATACCAACTAA
- a CDS encoding helix-turn-helix domain-containing protein — translation MLILPALAEGPLRNGELMRKIEGISQKVLTQTLRQLERHGLVSRNDHGEKPACVEYSLTKVADSLVSTLAALDRWAEINFPELDAARIRYDEQLSQDKPGS, via the coding sequence ATGCTTATCCTTCCTGCCTTAGCAGAGGGGCCTTTGCGCAACGGCGAACTGATGAGAAAAATTGAGGGCATCTCACAAAAGGTACTTACTCAGACTCTGCGACAGCTCGAACGACATGGTCTGGTGTCCAGAAATGATCACGGTGAAAAGCCCGCATGCGTGGAGTACAGCCTGACCAAAGTGGCAGACTCACTAGTAAGTACACTCGCCGCTCTTGACCGCTGGGCCGAGATTAATTTTCCTGAACTTGACGCGGCAAGAATACGATATGATGAACAACTTTCGCAGGACAAACCAGGGAGTTAA
- a CDS encoding NAD(P)H-dependent oxidoreductase produces the protein MNVLIITAHPEAVSFNSFLASRAARVFEKQGSVVKSVNLYSENFEPREDKTFYPDRQDSVRFDALLEQRHHWGKQKLPDEVARHIELLFNSDLLILHFPFWWFGMPAILKGWMDRVFVYGGIYDSRHRHENGVMKGKRALLSVTAGAPENACGHNGRHGDMRLMLWPPIHALHYIGYSMLEPYLIYGVRGGLDGKAKINQQQFLDEKVKDFENRLANIHEWPVIPFNREDDFNEDKTLKLQAPEYSPFVRHNPESWKAI, from the coding sequence ATGAATGTACTGATTATCACTGCTCATCCTGAGGCGGTTTCATTTAACTCATTCCTGGCATCCAGAGCCGCCCGCGTATTTGAAAAGCAAGGATCAGTGGTTAAGTCAGTCAATTTATATAGTGAAAATTTTGAACCTCGCGAGGATAAAACCTTTTACCCGGACAGGCAGGATTCAGTGAGGTTTGATGCTTTGCTAGAGCAGCGCCATCACTGGGGAAAGCAAAAGTTACCCGATGAGGTTGCGAGGCATATTGAGTTATTGTTTAACTCTGACCTGTTAATTCTGCATTTTCCTTTCTGGTGGTTTGGTATGCCCGCCATCCTGAAAGGATGGATGGATCGGGTGTTTGTTTATGGTGGAATTTATGACAGCAGACACCGACATGAGAATGGCGTAATGAAAGGTAAGCGTGCCTTACTCTCCGTTACTGCCGGTGCGCCTGAAAATGCCTGTGGTCACAATGGACGTCATGGGGACATGCGATTGATGTTATGGCCACCCATACATGCGCTTCATTACATAGGTTACAGCATGCTGGAACCTTACCTAATATATGGTGTGCGGGGTGGCCTCGATGGAAAAGCAAAAATAAACCAGCAGCAGTTTCTCGATGAAAAAGTTAAAGATTTTGAAAACAGACTAGCCAATATACATGAATGGCCCGTCATCCCTTTTAACAGAGAAGATGATTTTAACGAAGACAAGACATTGAAGCTCCAGGCTCCTGAATACAGCCCTTTTGTGCGACATAATCCAGAAAGCTGGAAAGCAATTTAA
- a CDS encoding RAQPRD family integrative conjugative element protein has product MNSNRPAMRRNRRVPGITGLVLLTFLASAAAQASEKDELASVQRQLDQVQASLERARVAAAQADPADRGRFFFDYRQATSDLNTIRSGIDRYLEPSRAQPRDPSFVAGNYRRERP; this is encoded by the coding sequence ATGAACTCAAATCGTCCGGCAATGCGGCGCAACCGTCGTGTCCCGGGCATCACCGGCCTGGTGCTGCTGACCTTTCTGGCGTCAGCTGCTGCACAGGCATCCGAGAAAGACGAGCTTGCGTCTGTTCAGCGTCAGCTGGACCAGGTTCAGGCGTCGCTTGAACGGGCCCGCGTGGCGGCTGCACAGGCCGACCCGGCCGACCGTGGCCGCTTTTTCTTTGATTACCGTCAGGCCACATCCGATCTCAACACCATCCGCAGCGGCATTGACCGCTATCTGGAACCCTCCCGCGCGCAACCGCGTGACCCGTCTTTTGTGGCCGGTAATTACCGGCGGGAGCGGCCCTGA
- a CDS encoding TIGR03758 family integrating conjugative element protein, whose protein sequence is MPMTPEQTNAFKAGSGSLDLSILNLLSIGALIAFLFLWAAWGLSDVWTGWSNTKVRDAALGRFVIRVVLLLLACIWMFAS, encoded by the coding sequence ATGCCCATGACACCCGAGCAAACCAACGCGTTTAAGGCCGGCTCCGGCAGCCTTGACCTGAGCATTCTTAATCTGCTCAGCATCGGGGCACTGATAGCGTTTCTTTTTCTGTGGGCCGCGTGGGGGCTGTCGGATGTCTGGACCGGGTGGAGTAATACCAAAGTGCGGGATGCGGCGCTGGGGCGCTTTGTTATCCGCGTCGTGCTGCTGTTGCTCGCGTGTATCTGGATGTTCGCCAGTTAA
- a CDS encoding TIGR03745 family integrating conjugative element membrane protein, with product MHQSESVVARLRRLGSRALTRAGTLAILGWLTCKPAFADLPQVEPPTSGGGSGLSGQIKGYIQDGLVIGGLVVAAVAFISVAIAALHTFTEVRNERATWTKFGSIIVVGVVLLVTVIWLVGKSADILL from the coding sequence ATGCACCAATCTGAGTCTGTTGTTGCCCGCCTGCGCCGTCTTGGCAGCCGTGCGCTGACCCGCGCCGGTACGCTGGCTATTCTGGGCTGGCTCACCTGCAAACCGGCCTTCGCTGATTTACCCCAGGTTGAACCCCCCACATCAGGCGGCGGAAGCGGCCTGTCCGGACAAATCAAGGGGTACATCCAGGATGGTCTTGTCATCGGCGGGCTGGTCGTGGCCGCCGTTGCCTTTATCAGCGTCGCCATTGCTGCCCTGCACACGTTTACCGAAGTCCGTAACGAGCGGGCCACCTGGACCAAATTTGGCTCCATTATCGTGGTGGGCGTGGTGCTGCTGGTTACCGTTATCTGGCTGGTCGGCAAGTCTGCCGACATTCTGCTGTAG
- a CDS encoding TIGR03750 family conjugal transfer protein translates to MQTIRFLPDRLNSEPVVFRGFTTHEMGLAALAGAGVGLLLSLPFIPLAGWVVVPTGLLVMPLLLVWFGGRWMARLKRGKPENWLWQRLETKKRRLGMGNPKLIVDARGWSVKRNRRAS, encoded by the coding sequence ATGCAGACCATTCGTTTTCTCCCTGACCGTCTCAACAGTGAGCCCGTGGTGTTTCGCGGGTTTACCACCCATGAGATGGGGCTGGCAGCCCTTGCCGGCGCGGGAGTGGGTCTGCTCCTGTCACTGCCGTTTATCCCGCTGGCCGGCTGGGTTGTTGTTCCCACCGGCCTGCTGGTCATGCCGCTGCTGCTCGTCTGGTTTGGCGGCCGCTGGATGGCCAGGCTCAAGCGCGGTAAGCCCGAGAACTGGCTCTGGCAGCGACTGGAGACCAAAAAACGCCGGCTGGGAATGGGCAATCCGAAACTGATAGTGGATGCCCGGGGCTGGTCAGTGAAACGTAACAGGAGAGCCTCATGA
- a CDS encoding PFL_4703 family integrating conjugative element protein, which yields MSRYRHAVKDRDQHIQTLRIACAVLAFFLLFTCAGWMLAPSKLTVHNPPDLRSGSTRPWWEVPPPTVYSFAFYIFQQLNAWPKNGEVDYSAKIDALSPYLTPSCQDFLKADAKKRGDAGELTDRVRVVYELPGRGYQSQSVTVQDRDHWIARLDVVADEYFHAEPVKRALVRYPLKVVRWEGDAERNPFGLALDCYAGVPQRLEAAPPAPKPEKSGVFQ from the coding sequence ATGAGCCGTTATCGCCATGCGGTAAAAGACCGCGACCAGCATATTCAGACGCTGCGCATCGCCTGCGCCGTGCTCGCCTTTTTCCTTTTATTCACCTGTGCCGGCTGGATGCTGGCACCCAGCAAGCTGACCGTGCATAACCCGCCGGATTTACGCTCCGGCAGCACGCGGCCCTGGTGGGAAGTGCCGCCCCCGACGGTCTATTCCTTTGCGTTTTACATTTTTCAGCAGCTCAATGCCTGGCCGAAAAATGGCGAGGTGGACTATTCCGCCAAAATCGATGCGCTGTCGCCGTATCTGACGCCGTCCTGTCAGGATTTCCTGAAAGCGGACGCGAAGAAGCGCGGTGACGCCGGCGAACTCACCGACCGCGTGCGCGTGGTGTATGAACTGCCCGGCCGTGGTTACCAGTCACAGAGTGTGACCGTACAGGATCGCGATCACTGGATTGCCCGCCTGGACGTGGTGGCCGATGAATATTTCCACGCCGAGCCGGTCAAACGCGCCCTGGTGCGTTACCCGCTGAAAGTGGTGCGCTGGGAAGGGGATGCGGAGCGCAACCCGTTCGGTCTGGCGCTGGACTGTTATGCCGGTGTGCCCCAGCGTCTGGAGGCGGCACCGCCTGCACCCAAACCGGAGAAGTCAGGAGTGTTTCAGTGA
- a CDS encoding TIGR03749 family integrating conjugative element protein, giving the protein MSKNPHARAGLMALSLALLPLATLVSRPAGADELMKWERIPLQIPLKVGQERVVFVDKNVRVGFPPALNGKLRVQSTGGAVYLKADSAFPQTRVQLQDVESGEVLLFDLAAGEKGPAEPVRLVYSGDVSTLSQASDAAGQSGGADRGASGSGPSAPTGSDDGTQARRKKIRYSAPIPVLLTRYAAQSLYAPARTVEAVPGIHPVNPHLPRRVSTLYPSEPVTVTPLAAWGAANRSVVALRLTNTGGRKVVLDPRALQGQFVSATFQHRWVGPAGTPEDTTTVYVVTAGRPESAFIAEPSALRKAARAVKQEARHAD; this is encoded by the coding sequence ATGAGTAAAAATCCCCACGCCCGCGCCGGGCTGATGGCGCTGTCCCTCGCCCTGCTGCCCCTGGCGACACTGGTATCACGTCCTGCCGGCGCAGATGAGCTGATGAAATGGGAGCGTATTCCGCTGCAGATCCCCCTGAAGGTTGGGCAGGAGCGGGTGGTCTTTGTGGACAAAAACGTCCGCGTTGGGTTTCCGCCGGCGCTTAACGGCAAACTCCGGGTGCAGAGCACCGGTGGGGCCGTCTACCTGAAAGCCGACAGCGCCTTCCCGCAGACGCGGGTGCAGCTGCAGGATGTGGAAAGCGGCGAGGTCCTGCTGTTTGATCTCGCCGCCGGTGAAAAAGGGCCGGCCGAACCGGTCCGGCTGGTCTACAGCGGTGATGTCAGCACGCTGAGCCAGGCATCTGATGCGGCTGGTCAGTCAGGTGGTGCAGACCGGGGCGCTTCCGGATCAGGCCCGTCAGCCCCCACCGGCAGCGATGACGGCACGCAGGCCAGGCGGAAAAAAATCCGCTACAGCGCCCCCATTCCGGTGCTGCTGACCCGCTATGCCGCCCAGAGCCTGTATGCGCCGGCCCGTACGGTTGAGGCGGTGCCCGGTATTCATCCGGTCAACCCGCATCTGCCCCGGCGCGTCAGCACGCTGTACCCTTCAGAGCCAGTGACGGTCACGCCGCTGGCGGCCTGGGGGGCGGCAAACCGCAGCGTGGTGGCCCTCAGGCTCACGAACACCGGCGGCCGTAAGGTCGTTCTGGATCCGCGTGCGCTGCAGGGGCAGTTTGTGTCCGCCACTTTCCAGCACCGCTGGGTCGGTCCTGCCGGCACGCCGGAAGACACCACCACCGTGTATGTGGTGACCGCCGGTCGTCCGGAGAGCGCCTTCATCGCCGAACCATCTGCGCTGCGTAAAGCGGCCCGTGCAGTAAAACAGGAGGCCCGCCATGCAGATTAA
- a CDS encoding TIGR03752 family integrating conjugative element protein, whose protein sequence is MQIKSNALVKVIVPAVVIAGLAVGLKSCKNEPAEQPQAKQSGGALQNLSPDELKALGVEGDTPEDTLRTLIGRLNDVRDRQKTLDKQNADLVKENERLRKRNQDVSGQVNEAVNGLREQYDKRQAQLQDEQLSLTAKIKSLTDKLKQPDAGKKAADSDIPLGLGLDGMGSSTGGAASQGSDGMMWVTPTDQKETDPRDAASGKASSQFPTSFLGDNELTRQKAAYEQKVKGHTNEKGAEESAEPVYTLPENSTLVGSRAMTALLGRVPINGTVTDPYPFKVLIGKDNLTANGIELPDVEGAIVSGTASGDWTLSCVRGQVTSVTFVFSDGTVRTLPKPEAVNSGGQNNNAQAKQDTGTGGGIGWISDENGIPCIGGERKSNASTYLPTIFGLSAAGAAGDALSQGQYTTQNNVNGISSTMTGDAGQAALGKAISGGMSETTDWIKQRYGMTFDAIYVPPGARLAVHITRQLAIDYEDKGRRVRYDFTLPGGVSDSGGLD, encoded by the coding sequence ATGCAGATTAAATCCAATGCCCTGGTGAAAGTCATCGTGCCGGCCGTGGTGATTGCCGGGCTGGCCGTGGGGCTCAAAAGCTGCAAAAACGAACCGGCAGAGCAGCCGCAGGCAAAACAAAGCGGCGGTGCCCTGCAAAACCTCTCGCCGGATGAGCTGAAGGCGCTGGGCGTGGAAGGCGACACCCCGGAGGACACGCTGCGCACGCTCATCGGCCGGCTGAACGATGTGCGTGACCGTCAGAAAACGCTCGATAAACAGAACGCTGATTTAGTGAAGGAGAACGAGCGCCTGCGTAAGCGCAATCAGGACGTGTCAGGGCAGGTGAATGAGGCCGTCAACGGTCTGCGTGAGCAGTACGACAAACGCCAGGCACAGCTGCAGGATGAGCAGCTCAGCCTGACGGCGAAGATCAAGAGTCTGACCGACAAGCTGAAACAGCCCGACGCCGGGAAAAAGGCGGCAGACAGCGATATCCCGCTGGGGCTGGGCCTGGATGGCATGGGCAGCAGCACCGGGGGCGCGGCATCTCAGGGCAGTGACGGCATGATGTGGGTCACGCCGACGGACCAGAAAGAGACGGATCCGCGTGATGCGGCCAGCGGCAAGGCGTCATCTCAGTTCCCGACTTCGTTTCTGGGGGACAATGAGCTGACCCGCCAGAAAGCGGCCTATGAGCAGAAAGTGAAGGGGCACACCAATGAGAAAGGGGCGGAAGAGAGTGCCGAGCCGGTGTACACCCTGCCGGAAAACTCCACGCTGGTCGGCAGCCGCGCCATGACGGCACTGCTTGGCCGCGTGCCCATCAACGGCACCGTGACCGATCCCTACCCGTTCAAAGTACTCATCGGTAAGGATAACCTGACAGCAAACGGCATCGAGCTGCCGGACGTTGAAGGGGCCATCGTTTCCGGGACGGCCAGCGGTGACTGGACGCTGTCCTGCGTGCGCGGCCAGGTGACCAGCGTCACGTTTGTCTTTTCCGACGGTACGGTGCGCACCCTCCCGAAACCGGAGGCCGTTAACAGCGGCGGGCAGAATAATAACGCTCAGGCCAAACAGGATACCGGCACCGGTGGGGGTATCGGCTGGATTTCGGATGAAAACGGCATTCCGTGCATCGGGGGCGAACGCAAATCCAACGCTTCCACGTATCTGCCGACTATCTTTGGCCTGTCAGCAGCCGGTGCGGCAGGAGATGCCCTGAGTCAGGGGCAGTACACCACGCAGAACAACGTCAACGGGATTTCCTCCACCATGACCGGCGACGCCGGACAGGCAGCGCTGGGCAAAGCCATCTCCGGCGGCATGTCGGAGACCACGGACTGGATCAAGCAGCGGTACGGGATGACGTTTGATGCCATTTATGTGCCGCCGGGGGCCCGCCTCGCGGTGCATATCACCCGTCAGCTGGCCATTGATTATGAAGACAAGGGCCGTAGGGTGCGCTACGACTTCACCCTGCCCGGTGGCGTCAGCGACAGCGGCGGACTGGACTGA
- a CDS encoding TIGR03751 family conjugal transfer lipoprotein — MYRTVFILALACSVLSGCSTSKEEMLPAGDNTMLELWNGADGGGSTARQSAEARDTLRRPLTGSETQANAQADRSYSRTQESEISQQFPRLPNPDMVMYLYPHLADGNTPVPGYSTVFPFYSQTQYAMPGERTEAL; from the coding sequence ATGTACAGAACAGTTTTCATTCTGGCTCTGGCCTGTTCAGTGCTCAGCGGCTGCTCAACCTCCAAGGAGGAAATGCTGCCGGCGGGCGATAACACCATGCTTGAGCTGTGGAACGGCGCGGACGGTGGCGGCAGTACCGCCCGCCAGTCGGCAGAGGCCCGGGACACGCTGCGCCGTCCGCTGACGGGCAGTGAAACGCAGGCGAACGCGCAGGCCGACCGCAGCTACAGCCGGACTCAGGAGAGTGAAATTTCGCAGCAGTTTCCCCGGCTGCCTAACCCTGACATGGTGATGTATCTGTATCCCCACCTTGCCGACGGTAACACGCCGGTGCCGGGATACAGCACCGTGTTTCCGTTCTACAGCCAGACGCAGTATGCCATGCCTGGCGAGCGCACGGAGGCCCTGTAA